Within the Marinitoga hydrogenitolerans DSM 16785 genome, the region TTATTTTGTTTATTTTTCCCTCTGCTAAGCCATTACTATATTCAAATTTTATTGCGTTTTCTACTGCTACAATGTCTCGTTTTATTCCATGTATGAAACTCTGTATCCCTTGAATAGAACTTTTTTCATATTTTTTTATCCAATTATGTAATTTTTCTGT harbors:
- a CDS encoding transposase — protein: TEKLHNWIKKYEKSSIQGIQSFIHGIKRDIVAVENAIKFEYSNGLAEGKINKIKLIKRMMYGRCKFETLKNKILLIEHN